From one Malus sylvestris chromosome 1, drMalSylv7.2, whole genome shotgun sequence genomic stretch:
- the LOC126629331 gene encoding uncharacterized protein LOC126629331 has protein sequence MSYLDHFMKNKPLKFWGAPEAEKAESWLEHIKKNMRTLHVPPELQVNVASHVFEGEADLWWGTIRAQYNLEEMNFDDFEQLFLNRYFPDAMKHTKIQEFLDLKQENMTVAEYVAKFAELSKYSDDIANDKKTKAIKFRQGLRDSVRRHIVGQGRKTYHEIMEAAYELEQDYLFT, from the coding sequence ATGTCTTATCTCGATCATTTTATGAAAAATAAGCCGCTCAAGTTTTGGGGAGCGCCTGAAGCTGAAAAAGCTGAGAGTTGGTTAGAACATATTAAGaagaatatgagaactcttcatgTACCACCAGAACTTCAAGTTAATGTAGCTTCACATGTCTTTGAAGGTGAAGCAGATTTATGGTGGGGTACTATACGTGCTCAGTATAACCTTGAAGAGatgaattttgatgattttgagcAACTTTTTCTCAATCGTTACTTTCCTGATGCAATGAAGCATACTAAGATTCAAGAATTTCTTGATCTTAAGCAAGAGAATATGACTGTGGCTGAGTATGTCGCCAAATTTGCTGAGTTGAGTAAGTACTCGGATGATATTGCTAATGATAAGAAAACAAAGGCAATAAAGTTCAGACAAGGGCTTAGAGACTCTGTTCGAAGGCACATTGTAGGTCAAGGACGTAAAACTTATCATGAAATTATGGAAGCAGCCTATGAGTTAGAGCAAGATTATCTGTTTACTTAG